One Watersipora subatra chromosome 4, tzWatSuba1.1, whole genome shotgun sequence genomic window carries:
- the LOC137394671 gene encoding integrator complex subunit 12-like: MEIDPTFQKALQLLISRKPDSGEKLKEMLFESLGREYIPPSSPKIVEPKLKSQVSHSQDSVESLDEEEDELNEMEMETDYSTDVGGNKNDDTMDADDFAFGMGISCVICRQFDVTSNNQLLECMKCGTLYHQLCHKPPVEMQDNTDTWHCYKCLSSSASSSSKEKLAEQEENLIAKKEKTSPSDSFKKPSKKSEKNVSDTKKTAESSSLKDKKLKTDKRVKEKLAEKIKEAKKHKSAEKEVKSESGRKEKLNSKAGEAAKSSTGSSGKHSSKDKLADRKSSADLKHKKSDSGVDKEKKAKKLKREKAD, from the exons ATGGAGATCGATCCCACATTCCAAAAAGCACTTCAGCTGCTCATTAGCCGAAAGCCTGACTCTGGTGAGAAATTGAAAGAAATGCTGTTTGAATCGCTTGGAAGAGAATATATTCCTCCTTCTAGTCCTAAAATTGTT GAGCCTAAGCTAAAATCTCAAGTCTCTCACTCCCAGGATTCTGTGGAGAGCCTCGATGAGGAGGAGGATGAG CTGAATGAAATGGAGATGGAGACTGACTACAGCACAGATGTTGGTGGCAATAAGAATGATGATACAATGGATGCAGATGATTTTGCATTTGGAATGGGAATAAGTTGTGTTATTTGCAG gcAGTTTGATGTAACATCCAACAACCAGCTGTTAGAATGCATGAAATGTGGCACTTTGTACCATCAG ctctgtcacaagcCACCTGTCGAGATGCAAGATAATACTGACACTTGGCACTGCTACAAATGTCTATCGTCCAGTGCTAGCTCCTCTAGCAAG GAGAAGCTAGCTGAACAGGAGGAGAATTTGATAGCCAAGAAAGAGAAAACATCTCCTAGTGATTCCTTCAAAAAGCCAAGCAAAAAA AGTGAAAAGAATGTCTCTGATACAAAGAAAACCGCTGAATCATCATCGTTGAAGGACAAGAAGTTGAAGACAGATAAAAGGGTGAAAGAGAAACTGGCAGAGAAGATTAAAG AAGCAAAGAAACACAAAAGTGCTGAAAAAGAGGTCAAATCAGAAAGTGGACGGAAGGAAAAACTAAACAGCAAGGCTGGTGAGGCAGCAAAAAGTTCAACTGGATCTAGCGGTAAACACAGCAGCAAAGACAAGTTAGCTGACAGGAAGTCATCCGCTGACTTGAAGCATAAAAAGTCAGATTCTGGAGTGGACAAAGAAAAGAAAGCTAAAAAGTTGAAACGAGAAAAGGCagactaa
- the LOC137393438 gene encoding ubiquitin-fold modifier-conjugating enzyme 1-like: MVDAATKKTLGQIPLLKTKAGPRDGDLWVQRLKEEYQSLIAYIEKNKTEDNDWFRLEANQEGTRWFGKCWHIQDRLKYEFEVIFDIPVTYPSTAIEIALPELDGKTAKMYRGGKICLTDHFKPLWARNVPKFGIAHAFALGLGPWLAVEIPDMIERGVVSYKEKASGDDK, translated from the exons ATGGTGGATGCTGCGACTAAAAAGACCTTAGGACAAATTCCGTTATTAAAGACAAAAGCAGGACCTCGAGATGGTGACTTGTGGGTTCAGAGATTAAAAGAAGAATATCAATCGCTTATTGCT TAcatagagaaaaataaaacgGAAGACAATGATTGGTTCAGACTGGAGGCTAATCAGGAGGGCACTCGTTGGTTTGGAAAATGCTGGCACATTCAGGATCGACTAAAATATGAGTTTGAAGTCATATTTGAT ATACCTGTTACTTACCCTTCTACAGCAATAGAAATCGCTCTTCCTGAATTGGATGGCAAAACAGCTAAAATGTACAGAGGTGGAAAGATTTGCCTGACAGATCATTTCAAGCCTCTTTGGGCAAGAAATGTACCCAAGTTTGGCATTGCACATGCCTTTGCATTAGGT CTTGGGCCTTGGCTGGCTGTCGAGATTCCAGATATGATAGAGAGGGGAGTTGTCTCCTACAAGGAAAAAGCATCAGGAGATGACAAatga